In one Limibacillus sp. genomic region, the following are encoded:
- a CDS encoding NADH:flavin oxidoreductase encodes MRENDPLLQPYQLKHLTLRNRIMSTAHEPAYSEDGLPKDRYRLYHLEKAKGGIALTMTAGSAIVSPDSPEAFGNLHAYRDEIVPWLKRLTDDCHEQGAAVMIQLTHLGRRTNWNKADWLPVLAPSPIREPAHRAFPKAAEEWDLERIAKDYAAAAQRMQEAGLDGIELEAYGHLLDQFWSPATNKREDRYGGSLDNRLRFTHQVLEEIRKATGPDFILGLRLVADEDWDKGLSREDGLEICRRLVGGGRIDFLNVIRGHIESDAVLSKVIPIQGSPASPHLDFAGEVRAETKFPVFHAARISDVATARHAIAEGKLDMVGMTRAHIADPHIAKKVAEGREEDIRPCVGATYCLDRIYEGHEALCIHNPSTGREASQPHVLKPSEGPKRRVVVVGAGPAGLEAARVSAERGHEVVVFEAADQPGGQVRLAAQLKRRSELIGISDWRMAQCQRLGVEFRFNSYAEAAEVLAEEPDIVVVATGGLPDSGWLEEGADLVVSAWDILSGDAKPGQRVLLFDDNGGHPGMQAAEALAEAGSSLEVVSPERFFAPEMGGLNHVAYAKCFAEHGVRVTINSRLVGVRRSGNALLALIGSDYGDKVQEREVDQVVVEHGTLPLDDLYFDLKPHSVNLGAVDYEAFIAGREQSVTDNAEGRFRLYRIGDAVASRNIHAAIYDGLRLCRTF; translated from the coding sequence ATGCGAGAGAACGACCCGCTGCTGCAACCCTACCAGCTAAAGCACCTGACCCTGCGCAACAGGATCATGTCGACAGCGCACGAGCCGGCCTATTCCGAAGACGGCCTGCCCAAGGACCGCTACCGCCTCTATCACCTGGAAAAGGCCAAGGGCGGCATCGCACTCACCATGACCGCGGGGTCGGCGATCGTCTCTCCTGATTCGCCTGAGGCGTTCGGCAACCTCCATGCCTACCGGGACGAGATCGTGCCCTGGCTGAAGCGCCTGACCGACGACTGCCACGAGCAAGGCGCGGCGGTGATGATTCAGCTCACCCACCTCGGGCGGCGCACCAATTGGAACAAGGCGGACTGGCTGCCGGTCCTGGCGCCCTCGCCGATCCGCGAACCGGCGCACCGGGCCTTTCCCAAGGCCGCCGAGGAGTGGGACCTGGAGCGCATTGCAAAGGACTACGCTGCGGCGGCGCAAAGGATGCAGGAAGCCGGGCTCGACGGGATCGAACTGGAGGCCTACGGCCATCTGCTCGATCAGTTCTGGTCGCCCGCCACCAACAAGCGCGAGGATCGCTACGGCGGCTCTCTCGACAACCGTCTGCGATTCACCCATCAGGTCTTGGAGGAGATCCGCAAGGCAACCGGACCCGACTTCATCCTTGGGCTGCGGCTGGTCGCAGACGAGGACTGGGACAAGGGCCTGAGCCGTGAGGACGGGCTGGAGATCTGCCGGCGCCTGGTCGGCGGGGGGCGCATCGACTTCCTGAATGTCATCCGCGGTCACATCGAATCCGACGCCGTTCTGTCGAAGGTCATACCGATCCAAGGAAGCCCCGCCTCGCCGCACCTGGACTTCGCGGGCGAGGTGCGCGCCGAGACAAAGTTCCCGGTGTTCCACGCCGCGCGCATCAGCGATGTCGCCACGGCCCGTCACGCCATCGCCGAGGGCAAGCTCGACATGGTCGGCATGACGCGCGCCCACATCGCCGACCCCCACATCGCCAAGAAGGTGGCCGAGGGGCGCGAAGAGGACATCCGCCCCTGCGTCGGCGCGACCTATTGTCTGGACCGGATCTACGAGGGGCATGAGGCGCTTTGCATCCACAACCCCTCGACCGGCCGCGAGGCGAGCCAGCCGCATGTCCTCAAACCCAGTGAAGGGCCGAAACGCCGCGTGGTGGTGGTCGGCGCTGGACCGGCGGGGCTTGAGGCCGCGCGGGTCTCCGCTGAGCGCGGCCACGAGGTGGTCGTCTTCGAAGCAGCTGACCAGCCTGGCGGACAGGTGCGGCTTGCCGCCCAGTTGAAGCGCAGGTCGGAGCTGATCGGCATTTCGGACTGGCGCATGGCCCAGTGCCAGCGCCTGGGCGTCGAGTTCCGCTTCAACAGCTACGCCGAAGCCGCTGAGGTCCTGGCCGAAGAGCCGGACATCGTGGTGGTCGCCACCGGCGGCCTGCCGGACAGCGGCTGGCTGGAAGAGGGCGCCGATCTGGTGGTGAGCGCCTGGGACATCCTCTCCGGCGACGCCAAGCCGGGGCAGCGTGTCCTGCTGTTCGACGACAACGGCGGGCATCCCGGCATGCAGGCCGCCGAGGCGCTGGCGGAAGCCGGCAGCAGCTTGGAAGTGGTCAGCCCGGAGCGCTTCTTCGCGCCGGAGATGGGCGGGCTCAACCACGTCGCCTATGCGAAGTGCTTCGCCGAGCATGGCGTGCGGGTCACCATCAACAGTCGTCTCGTCGGCGTCAGGCGCTCTGGCAACGCGCTGCTGGCGCTGATCGGCAGCGACTATGGCGACAAGGTGCAAGAGCGTGAGGTCGATCAGGTGGTGGTGGAGCACGGGACCCTGCCGCTGGACGACCTCTACTTCGACCTGAAGCCGCATTCCGTGAACCTCGGCGCTGTGGACTACGAGGCTTTCATCGCCGGGCGGGAACAGTCGGTCACGGATAACGCTGAGGGTCGGTTCCGGCTCTATCGGATCGGCGATGCCGTGGCCAGCCGCAACATTCATGCCGCGATCTATGACGGCTTGCGGCTTTGCCGGACCTTCTGA
- a CDS encoding cold-shock protein gives MTKGTVKWFNATKGYGFITPEDGSKDAFVHISAVERAGLPGLNEGQVVEFELQMGKNGKESAQNLKVVG, from the coding sequence ATGACCAAAGGAACCGTTAAGTGGTTCAACGCCACCAAGGGCTATGGATTTATCACGCCGGAAGACGGCTCGAAGGACGCCTTCGTGCACATTTCCGCCGTCGAGCGTGCTGGCCTGCCCGGCCTGAACGAAGGCCAGGTGGTGGAGTTCGAGCTTCAGATGGGTAAGAACGGCAAGGAATCTGCCCAGAACCTGAAGGTGGTCGGCTGA
- a CDS encoding DUF2256 domain-containing protein has translation MTHRESPSRRGGSHRKAHLPEKLCPVCQRPFAWRKKWARDWEKVRYCSKGCAGQARQA, from the coding sequence ATGACCCATCGGGAGAGCCCAAGCCGCCGGGGCGGCAGCCACCGAAAGGCGCATCTGCCGGAAAAGCTCTGCCCTGTCTGCCAGAGGCCCTTCGCCTGGCGCAAGAAATGGGCGCGCGATTGGGAAAAGGTGCGCTACTGCTCCAAGGGCTGCGCGGGGCAGGCCAGGCAAGCCTGA